In one window of Drosophila mauritiana strain mau12 chromosome X, ASM438214v1, whole genome shotgun sequence DNA:
- the LOC117146606 gene encoding peptidyl-prolyl cis-trans isomerase, which translates to MFDRSLIPTGGSSVSRVSTFTERHHRRVQLSRNKLYLQRLSRATSLVHTQPPLMNVKTQSGFDVLHEDARIFLERTNANVRLLLNLSKIKRTKGTIDFAEGPPVVPQSALPQMLRRLDRVQRHNLWLGLRLMRIHERKREGDQRKREGEKRTSEQSQSSNLRCSSVMTNRSALGENEVFNKYIGWDLDMPNEYLELMRLLRPRIVLHFGLMDGRPLGQVVVQLFTEAAPLVVLQFVRTCLGQRSHEFAVRRIFPRLWVEGYLLSSCKNSLGEASSLSYRDPMEFDTRVVSHARYGCVLSCAKEYCVHGFPGGAINFSISFKPLPVARGQRVGFGRVIRGDKVIEAMEAHGTKNGKISRPLLITHCELL; encoded by the coding sequence ATGTTTGACCGGAGTCTGATTCCCACCGGTGGTTCCTCCGTTTCCAGAGTATCCACTTTCACAGAGCGCCACCACCGCCGCGTACAGCTGAGTCGCAACAAGTTGTACCTACAGCGCCTCAGTCGAGCCACCAGTTTGGTGCACACACAACCGCCTCTGATGAACGTCAAGACACAGTCCGGATTCGATGTTCTGCACGAGGATGCTCGCATCTTTCTGGAGCGGACCAACGCGAATGTGCGCCTGCTACTGAATCTGTCGAAGATAAAGCGAACCAAAGGCACCATTGACTTTGCGGAGGGTCCACCTGTAGTCCCCCAATCGGCTCTGCCACAAATGCTGCGAAGGCTTGACCGTGTTCAGCGTCACAACCTTTGGCTGGGTCTCCGCCTGATGAGGATCCATGAGCGGAAGCGTGAAGGCGACCAGCGGAAGCGTGAAGGCGAGAAGCGGACTAGCGAACAATCGCAATCGAGTAACTTAAGGTGTTCCAGTGTGATGACCAACCGGTCTGCTCTGGGGGAGAATGAGGTATTTAATAAGTACATTGGCTGGGATCTGGACATGCCCAATGAATACTTGGAACTGATGCGACTGCTCCGGCCCAGGATTGTTCTGCACTTTGGCCTGATGGACGGCAGGCCGTTAGGCCAAGTGGTTGTGCAGCTATTTACTGAGGCTGCGCCGCTGGTGGTGCTGCAGTTCGTCCGCACTTGCCTGGGTCAAAGATCGCACGAGTTCGCCGTGCGCCGGATCTTTCCACGTCTGTGGGTGGAGGGCTATCTGCTCAGCAGCTGCAAAAACAGCCTGGGCGAAGCATCCTCTTTAAGCTATCGTGATCCCATGGAGTTCGATACGCGCGTGGTGAGTCACGCCCGCTACGGTTGCGTCTTGTCCTGCGCCAAGGAGTACTGTGTCCACGGATTTCCCGGCGGAGCCATCAACTTTAGCATCAGTTTCAAGCCTCTGCCGGTGGCCAGGGGTCAGCGCGTGGGCTTTGGTCGGGTGATACGCGGCGACAAGGTCATCGAGGCCATGGAAGCTCATGGGAccaaaaatgggaaaatcAGTCGGCCACTGCTCATCACCCACTGCGAATTGCTATAG
- the LOC117146602 gene encoding fibrous sheath CABYR-binding protein yields the protein MSHYGSQSDPAKMYNARSRGSAANEGISPKRIVTIGSLLLVLGFNQVASMSLDRLALERNELPADQQQPQQQDVLVDNMKLTSIPSADSSDMYMLVPDTVASQLEDTEHVNRNSIEADPESDPSGSSASDMLMLESDSSPAMQLVELPSDITVAESQPETEHDAEHDAEQQPESIEEHVVLMKPASQEAQLEQTVDLATEAAPVPLNDELPEDEESPAATESAVEELEKESEAAMDDQVPEESETHPEQVQLEEYQSESDGELAEKKPEIEAQTEVEAQPEVEPQPEVESQPEVESQPEVEAQPEVEPQPEVEPQPEVETQPEAESQSEPETQPEVEAQPEVETLPEAESQPEAESQPEKEPEVEAEKISDNEVDTTEASLMETLVEGIEDGLTAAMDNLVPEELAEASDKQEPELQSEDQQSHVTEAIEEQAVPEIEQEKEKEPEQLTLADDIAQPSNEEPVAIAPEQHIEAEIAPAEIPEEGKPEEEVQMEEEVKPLEESKPEEEIKPQEESKPEEEVQNYAETQPAVTEVKPEETPADIPAEIPAEVPAEVPTEVPAEIPAEVPAEIPAEIPAEIPAENPAETPAEIPAEIPAEIPAEIPADVPAQVVDEAPAETPVETPEVPAEVPSKVQDEIQSDSTQAEPQVEKEAQQPEKETKPLESSLLTTIIPMVMPQPQVPSQPLQVQDSVLNYVNASFMQQQPSETDLPKTEEESPFNAHLRRYDGAQVWRIVVQTDKDKRMADELQSKYDGQLWKEVKQEVDYLLKPQVLAAAERHIRAANLSRIVLIDNLQRVIEKENPPAEKIAELQNRKGHRLTWQAYHRLEDIHGFIDYMAKTYPDICSTEIIGYSVEKRPLKILKISNGNARNPGIWIDGGMHAREWISPATVTYIANQLVEGWEDLPEHMRSINWYIHPVANPDGYEYSHTTDRLWRKNMRAHGRQCPGVDLNRNFGYKWGGKGTSASPCSQTYRGSKAFSEPETFYISKFISGFPRETFQAYLSFHSYGQYILYPWGYDYQLTQDRADLDRVARQAGTSITKSTGVKYTVGSSATTLYPAAGGSDDWAKGIAGIKYAYTIEMGDTGRYGFVLPARFIQYNGKDGVTFADTVARAIAQGRGKSVARNSSGSRRRGH from the exons ATGTCTCATTACGGTTCACAGTCAGATCCCGCTAAGATGTACAACGCGAGATCGCGTGGCAGCGCTGCCAACGAGGGGATTTCCCCCAAAAGAATAGTCACCATCGGCTCTCTGCTCCTAGTCCTTGGTTTTAACCAGGTGGCGTCCATGTCGCTGGATCGCCTGGCTCTCGAGAGAAACGAGCTGCCAGCggatcagcagcagccacaacagCAGGATGTTCTCGTGGACAACATGAAGCTCACCTCCATTCCCTCCGCCGACTCATCGGACATGTATATGCTGGTGCCCGATACGGTGGCCAGTCAACTGGAAGACACCGAGCATGTCAATCGCAACTCCATCGAAGCCGATCCCGAATCGGATCCCTCTGGCTCATCCGCCTCCGACATGCTGATGCTGGAGAGCGATTCCAGCCCGGCTATGCAACTCGTGGAACTGCCCAGCGACATTACGGTAGCCGAATCCCAGCCAGAAACGGAGCACGACGCGGAGCACGACGCGGAGCAGCAGCCCGAGTCCATCGAGGAACATGTAGTCCTGATGAAACCAGCTAGCCAGGAGGCTCAGTTGGAGCAGACCGTGGACTTGGCCACCGAAGCGGCACCAGTGCCTTTAAACGACGAACTGCCAGAGGATGAGGAATCTCCTGCTGCCACCGAGAGTGCCGTGGAGGAATTGGAAAAGGAATCCGAAGCGGCCATGGATGATCAAGTGCCCGAGGAATCGGAAACTCACCCGGAACAGGTGCAACTAGAGGAATACCAGTCAGAATCTGATGGTGAACTGGCGGAGAAAAAGCCAGAGATTGAAGCTCAGACAGAAGTGGAAGCCCAACCAGAAGTGGAGCCACAACCAGAAGTGGAGTCCCAGCCTGAAGTGGAATCCCAGCCAGAAGTAGAAGCCCAACCTGAAGTGGAACCTCAGCCAGAGGTTGAACCTCAGCCAGAAGTGGAAACCCAGCCTGAGGCTGAATCTCAATCAGAACCAGAAACCCAACCAGAAGTGGAAGCCCAGCCTGAAGTGGAAACCCTACCAGAGGCTGAATCCCAGCCAGAAGCAGAGTCGCAGCCCGAAAAGGAACCCGAAGTTGAGGCTGAGAAAATCAGTGATAACGAGGTGGACACCACGGAGGCATCCCTGATGGAAACCCTGGTCGAGGGCATTGAAGATGGTCTAACTGCCGCTATGGACAACCTGGTGCCCGAAGAATTGGCCGAGGCCAGTGATAAACAAGAACCGGAGCTTCAAAGCGAAGATCAGCAGTCCCATGTCACAGAAGCCATAGAAGAGCAGGCAGTTCCCGAAATTGAgcaggaaaaggaaaaggaacCCGAACAGCTAACCTTGGCCGATGATATTGCCCAGCCTTCAAATGAAGAGCCAGTCGCGATTGCCCCAGAACAACATATTGAAGCGGAAATTGCTCCAGCTGAAATTCCAGAGGAAGGCAAGCCCGAGGAGGAAGTCCAAATGGAGGAGGAGGTTAAGCCACTTGAAGAATCTAAGCCCGAGGAGGAAATCAAGCCCCAGGAAGAGTCAAAGCCAGAGGAGGAGGTCCAGAATTATGCTGAGACTCAACCAGCTGTCACCGAGGTGAAACCAGAGGAAACTCCTGCTGATATCCCTGCCGAGATTCCTGCTGAGGTCCCTGCCGAAGTTCCTACCGAAGTTCCTGCCGAGATCCCTGCCGAAGTTCCTGCCGAGATTCCTGCTGAAATCCCTGCCGAGATCCCTGCTGAAAACCCTGCTGAAACCCCTGCTGAAATCCCTGCTGAAATCCCAGCTGAAATCCCAGCTGAAATCCCAGCTGATGTTCCAGCTCAAGTTGTAGATGAAGCTCCAGCGGAAACCCCAGTTGAAACCCCAGAAGTTCCTGCTGAAGTCCCATCTAAAGTCCAAGATGAAATCCAATCCGACTCGACCCAAGCCGAACCCCAAGTAGAGAAGGAAGCCCAGCAGCCGGAGAAGGAAACCAAGCCCTTGGAATCGTCGCTGCTGACCACCATCATTCCCATGGTGATGCCCCAACCCCAGGTGCCATCGCAACCCCTTCAGGTGCAGGATAGTGTGCTGAACTACGTCAACGCCTCGTtcatgcagcagcagccatcGGAAACGGATCTGCCCAAGACGGAGGAGGAGTCACCATTCAATGCCCATCTGCGTCGCTATGATGGCGCCCAAGTGTGGCGCATCGTGGTCCAGACCGACAAGGATAAGCGAATGGCCGACGAACTGCAGTCCAAATATG ATGGCCAACTGTGGAAAGAGGTCAAGCAGGAGGTGGACTATCTGCTGAAGCCACAAGTTTTGGCCGCCGCCGAGCGTCACATTCGCGCCGCTAATCTTTCCCGGATCGTTCTCATCGACAATTTGCAGCGTGTCATTGAAAAGGAGAATCCGCCAGCGGAGAAGATTGCCGAGCTCCAGAACCGCAAGG GACATCGCCTCACCTGGCAGGCCTATCATCGTCTGGAGGACATTCACGGCTTCATTGACTACATGGCCAAAACCTATCCGGATATTTGCTCCACGGAGATCATTGGCTACTCGGTGGAGAAGCGACCACTGAAGATTCTCAA GATTTCCAATGGCAATGCCCGTAATCCTGGCATCTGGATCGATGGTGGCATGCACGCACGCGAATGGATTAGTCCGGCCACGGTCACCTACATTGCCAACCAGCTGGTCGAGGGTTGGGAGGATCTGCCCGAGCACATGCGCAGCATCAACTGGTACATCCATCCGGTGGCCAATCCCGACGGCTACGAGTACTCTCACACAACCGATCGACTCTGGCGCAAGAATATGCGTGCCCATGGTCGCCAGTGCCCCGGTGTGGATCTGAACCGTAACTTTGGCTACAAGTGGGGTGGCAAGGGCACCTCCGCCAGTCCCTGCTCGCAGACATATCGCGGCAGCAAGGCCTTCTCCGAGCCGGAGACCTTCTACATCTCCAAGTTCATCAGCGGCTTCCCGCGCGAGACCTTCCAGGCGTACCTTTCGTTCCACAGCTATGGCCAGTACATCCTGTATCCTTGGGGCTACGACTACCAGCTAACCCAGGACCGTGCCGATCTCGATCGTGTGGCGCGACAGGCTGGAACG AGCATCACCAAGTCGACGGGCGTGAAGTATACGGTGGGATCCTCCGCCACAACTTTGTACCCCGCCGCCGGCGGCTCCGATGATTGGGCCAAGGGCATTGCGGGCATCAAGTATGCCTACACCATTGAAATGGGCGACACCGGACGGTATGGCTTCGTCCTGCCCGCCCGGTTCATCCAGTACAACGGCAAGGATGGCGTGACCTTCGCCGACACCGTGGCCAGGGCGATTGCCCAGGGACGCGGAAAGTCGGTGGCCAGGAACAGCAGTGGCAGCCGGAGGCGTGGCCACTAG